DNA sequence from the Alkalilimnicola ehrlichii MLHE-1 genome:
CCTCAAGCGCGGCGGCATCGATTTCCTGGTCACCGACTGGAACATGCCGGGCATGAGCGGCCTGGACCTGCTCAAGGAGGTGCGCGCCGACCCGGAGCTCAAGGACCTGCCGGTGCTCATGGTCACCGCCGAGGCCAAACGGGACCAGATCATCGCGGCGGCCCAGGCCGGGGTCAACGGCTATATCGTCAAGCCCTTCACCGCGGTCACCCTGAGGGAGAAGATCGAGAAGATCTTCGAGCGGATCGACGCCGGGGGGGCCTGAATCCATGGGGCGTGAACAGGACGACACCCTGGCGCAGTACCGGGAGGCCGCCGAGCGCCTGCTGGCCGCCGTGGAGCAGGGCGATGCCCAAACCGCTGACGCCATCGTCGACGAGTTGACCCACCTGCGCGAGACTGAGCTCTTCCAGCAGCTGGGGCAGCTCACCCGCGATCTGCACGAGGCCATCAAGTCCTTCAAGCTGGACACCCGGCTGTCGGACATCGCGGCCAACGACATCCCCGATGCCCGCGAGCGCCTGAACTACGTCATCACCATGACCGAGCAGGCCGCGCACCGGACGCTGGGCATTATCGAGGAGGCCATGCCGCTCACCGATACGCTGCGCGACCAGTCCGCCGAGCTGGCCGAGCGCTGGCGCGCCTTTCGCCGCCGTGAGCTCTCCGCCGACGAGTTCCGTACCCTGTCGCGGGATATCGACGGCTTCCTGGGACGCACCCGGCTCTCCGCCTCCGACCTGCACAGCAAGCTCTCCGAGGCGCTGATGGCCCAGGACTACCAGGACATCACCGGCCAGATTATCCGCCGGGTCATCGGACTGGTGGAGGAGGTCGAGGAGAACCTGGTGCAGATGGTCGCCCTGTCCGGCAAGGCCCGGGGTGAAGAAACCCGCCGGGCTGCCGATAAGCCCCGGGAGAGCAAGGAGACCGACATGCGGGGCGAGGGGCCGCAGATGCCCGGCAAGGGCGAGGACGTGGTCAAGGGCCAGGACGACGTGGACGACCTGCTGTCCAGCCTCGGCTTCTGAGCCGTACGCCGCACCGCCCGCCGGCGGGCGCCGGCCGCTCCGCCACCGCATCACAATCAGGGGGCAGGCATGGGGATCGACATCGAAGACGACATCGTCCAGGACTTCCTGGTGGAGTCCCGGGAAATCCTGGACAACCTCGGTGAACAGCTGGTGGATCTGGAGCAGCGGCCTGACGACAAGGACCTGCTCAATGCCGTCTTCCGCGGTTTCCATACCATCAAGGGCGGCGCCGGCTTTCTCAACCTGGACCCGCTGGTGGACGTCTGCCACCGCACCGAGGATGTCTTCAACCTGCTGCGCAACGGCGAGCGCACGGTGACCCCGGAGCTGATGGACACCGTGCTGCAGGCGCTGGATGTGGTGGTCAATCAGTTCAATAGCATCGAGAACGGAGAGGACCCGCAGCCGGCCGCACCGGAGCTGTTACGCGACCTTGAGGCCCTGAATATCACCGACGAGCAGCGCCTGGGCACCGACGGTGATGAGGCAGCGTCGACGGCCACCCCCGCCGGCGATGAACCCGCCGCGGCCGGTGAGCCGGAGGGCGACATCAGCGATCGGGAGTTCGAGGCCCTGCTGGATGCCCTGGAGGAGGAAAAGGGCGAGGGCGACGCTGCGCCGGCGGAGGTCCGGGCGCCGGCGCAAGGCGCCGCCGGCGGTGATGAGATCTCCGACGAGGAGTTCGAGGCACTGCTCGACGAGTTGCACGGCAAGGGCCGGCACGCCGGGGTACCGGAGAAGGCGCTGCCCGAGGATGCCGGCGCGACCGCACCGGCGGATCAGAGCCTGGCGGCCGGTGACGACAGGATCAGCGAGGACGAGTTCGAGGCCCTGCTGGATGACCTGCACGGCAAGGGCGGGGCGCCCGGCAAGCCGGCCGACGAGGGCGGGCAGCCGGCGCCACCCGCCGGCGCCAGCGCGCCGGGGCAGGCCACCAAACCGGCCGGGCCGCCGCGGACGCAGGCCAGCGCCAAGCCGGCCGCCAAGCCAGCGCCGGGCGGCGGGGGCACCGGCCAGGGTGGGGGTAATGGCGGAAATGGCCCCGGGAGCGGCGGTGCGGGCAAGGCGCCGGCGCCCAAGCCCGAGGCCACCGTGCGCGTGGACACCGCCAAGCTGGACGACATCATGAACCTGGTGGGCGAACTGGTGCTGGTGCGCAACCGCCTGGCCACGCTGCGGGGCGTGTTGGGCGACGAACGCATGGGGCAGGCGGTCTCTGACCTGGAGTTGGTCACCTCCGATCTGCAGACGGCGGTGATGAAGACCCGCATGCAGCCGATCAAGAAGGTCTTCGGACGCTTCCCGCGGGTGATCCGTGACCTGGCCCGCGGGATGCACAAGGAGATCAAGCTGGAGATGCGCGGCGAGGACACCGACCTGGACAAGAACATGGTGGAGGCGCTCGCCGACCCCATGGTCCACCTGGTGCGCAACGCCGTCGACCACGGCATCGAGTCGCCGGAGGAGCGTGAGGCCGCCGGTAAGCCGCGCACCGGCACGGTGTTGCTGGGTGCCGAGCAGGAGGGGGACCACATCCTGCTCACCATCGCCGATGACGGCCGCGGCATGGATGCCGAGAAGCTGCGCAATATCGCCGTGGAGAAAGGGGTGATGGATCGGGAGTCGGCCAACCGGCTGGACGAGAAGGAGTGCTACAACCTGATCTTCGCCGCCGGGTTCTCCACCAAGGAGGAGATCTCCGACGTCTCCGGCCGGGGCGTCGGCATGGACGTGGTCAAGAACAGCATCTCGCGGCTCAACGGCACCGTGGACATCGACTCCGAGCTGGGTGTCGGCACCACCATGAAGATCCAGTTGCCGCTGACCCTGGCCATTTTGCCCACGCTGATGGTCAAGGTGGGGGGGCGGAAGTTTGCGTTGCCCATGTCGGTGGTGCGCGAGATCTTCGAGCTCAACCACAAGCGGACCAATGTGGTGAACGGGCGGCTGGTGGTGATGGTGCGCAACAAGGCCATGCCGCTCTTCTTCCTGGAGCGCTGGTTGCAGCAGATGGGTGAGGGCACTGTGCGCAGCATGCGGGAGGCCGGTACCGAGGACGAGCGCCAGGTGGTCACCGTGATCCTGGGCAACCAGGCCGTGGGCTTTGTGGTGGACGAGGTCATCGGGCTCGAGGAGGTGGTGATCAAACCGCTGGGGGCCATGCTGCAGGGGCTGCCGGGCCTGGCCGGATCCACAATCACCGGTGACGGCAAGATTGCGCTCATCGTGGATATCCCCAGCCTGGTGAAGGCCTACGGCGCCCGCCTGTAGGCCGGGGCTGCTCCCTGGCCCGGTGTTTCACGGACAGAAAGAGGAGGTAGTGGGTGAAAGTACGCGCGCTGGTGGTGGATGACTCCGGTTTCTTCCGCCGCCGCATCAAATCGATGCTGGAGGAGCACCCGGGCATCGAGGTGGTCGGTGAGGCGGCGAACGGGCGGCAGGCGGTGGAGCAGGCGCAGAAGCTGCGCCCCGATGTCATCACCATGGACATCGAGATGCCGGAAATGGACGGCATCACCGCCGTGCGCGAGATCATGCGCCGCCAGCCCACTCCGGTGTTGATGTTCTCCTCGCTCACCTACGATGGCGCGCGGGAGACCCTGGATGCCCTTGATGCCGGCGCCTCGGACTTCATTCCCAAGCGTTTCGCCGATATCTCCGGCGACATGGAGCAGGTCAAGCGGCAGCTCCAGGAGCGGGTGCTGGCGTTGGGGGGCGGCCGCGGTGCGCCGGCCGGGCGCGCGCCGCGGCCGGCGGCGCCCGTTGACCGCGGGGCGCGGTCGGAGCGGGCCCGGCCGGCGCCCGGCGAAGCCTCGGGGCGGGCACCGGTGCCACCCACCGGTGCCCGTGCCCGGCCGGAGGCTCCGGTGGCGCCCACCGGGGCACCCGCAGCGCCTGCGCCGGAGCGGGGTCAGCGCATCCGGCCCGGGGCGCTGAGGCTGGTGGTGATCGGCACCTCCACCGGTGGGCCCGTGGCGTTGCAGCGGGTCATGAGCCGGCTGCCGGCAGGCTTTCCGCTACCGGTGCTGATCATCCAGCACATGCCGGCAAGCTTCACCCCGGCGTTCGCGGAGCGTCTGAACGAGCTCTGCCGGATCGAGGTGCGCGAGGCGAAGAACGGGGACGAACTCCGGCCGGGCCAGGCCCTTCTGGCTCCCGGGGGTCGCCAGGCCGGGGTGGAGGAGCGCGGCGGGAAATTGACGGTGCGGATCTTTGACGCCTCCTCCGATCAGTTTTACAAGCCCAGCGTGGATATCGCCTTCGCCTCCGCGGCCAAGTACTGCCCGGGCAAGGCCCTGGGCGTGGTGCTGACCGGTATGGGCGCGGACGGCTGCGAGGGTGCCAAGCTGCTTAAGCGCACCGGCGCGCCGATCTGGTCCCAGGACGAGGCCACCAGCGTCATCTACGGCATGCCCGCCGCGGTGGCTAAGGCCGGGGTCACCGACCGCGTCCTGCCGCTGGATCAGGTGGGTGAGGAGCTGGCGAAGCTGCGCTAGCCCCCGGGGTTGGTCCGCTGATTGCATTCATCGGCCTGGAGACAGGCACCCGGAGGACCCACGGCCAAGCCCATGAGGATCTGGACAGTCGCCAATCAAAAAGGCGGGGTCGGCAAGACCACCACCGCCGTCAGCCTGGGTGGCCTGCTGGCGCTCAAGCGGCGGCGTTGTGTGCTGGTGGATCTGGATCCTCACGGCTCGCTGACCGCCTATTTTGGATACGATCCGGAGAGCGTGCAGCCGAGCATCTACGATCTGTTCGACGCCCCGGGCAAGGCCCCGCCGGCCCGGGAGCTGCTCCACGACACCGGGGTGGCCGGGCTGAAGCTCATCCCGGCCTCCACCGCGCTGGCCACCCTGGACCGACAGTTGGGCAGTCGTCAGGGCATGGGGCTGGTGGTGCGCCGCGGCCTGGCCACCCTGGAGGATGAGTTCGAGTTCGCCTTTCTGGATTGTGCGCCCATGTTGGGCGTGCTCATGGTCAATGCCCTGGCCGCCTGCCACCACCTGCTGGTGCCGGTGCAGACGGAATTCCTCGCCCTCAAGGGGCTGGAGCGGATGGTCCGCACCCTGGAGATGGTGCAGCGCTCGCGCAGCCGTCCGCTGCCCTACACCATCGTGCCGACGCTGTTCGATCGCCGGACCCGGGCCTCGGTGGAATCGCTCACGGAGATCCGGCGGGTCTACGGGGAGCGGGCCTGGGCGGGCGCGATTCCGGTGGACACCCAGTTCCGTGACGCCAGCCGCGCAGGGCGGCCGTTGACGGTCATGCAGCCCTGGTCACGGGGCAGTATCGCCTACCGCAAGCTCCTGGATACCTTGGATACCGGTGACCAGCAGGCCGGCCCGCCGGAGGTGGGGCATGGCTGAGCGACGGGATAAAACGGATCCGGAACTGGTCCGGCAGGACCGCGCGGTGAGCAGTTACCTGGAGGACCTGCTGGCGGCCATCCCCGAGGGCGACGGGGAGACGGAGGCCGGACAGGCGTCCGGCGGCGGGGAGACACCGCCGGCGGTGCGTCCGGCGGCGGAGCCCGCCGCTGCGCGGCCCGCGGAGAAGGGGGGCCGTCCGGTGCGGGAGTCGCCGGCGCCGCCGGTGATCCATCTGCCGGAGCTGAGCCCCACGCTGCCCGCCCCGGAGGAGATCCCGGCTCGGCACACCCGGGAGGTGGTCCGCAAGGCGCCCCGGGTCGAGGCGGCGCCCGAGCCGGCGGCCAAGCCGGCCCGGACGTCCGCTCCGGCGCCGGAAGTGCCGGAGGTACCGGAGCTGCCGGAGACCCCGGTCCCGGACTGGGCCTCCCCGGATTTCCAGGCCCTGATCTTCCATGTGGGCGGCCTGCGCCTGGCCGTGCCGCTCATTAAACTGCAGAGCGTGGTGCCCTTTCCGGAACGGGTCACCCGGGCGCCCGGCAAACCGCCGTGGTACCGGGGGCTGTTCCATTACCGGGGGCGCAACGTGAAGGTGGTGGATACCGCCACCCTGGTGCTGGACCGGCATCGGGATCGCCTGGAGGAGGCGGACCGGCGGCCGCGCAAACTGCTGGTGGTGGGTGAGGGCGAATGGGCCCTGGCCTGTCGGGAGGTGGGGGAGGTGATGCGGCTGCGCCCGGACCAGGTGCAGTGGCGCACCCGCCGCGGTCGCCGTCGCTGGCTGGCAGGCACGGTGCGGGAACACCTCTGCGCTTTGATGGACACCGATGCCTTCGCGGAATTGCTGAATCAGGGTGAGGCTTGAGTTATTTACCACGGCGCCGACATCAGGGGCAGGGCCGGCTCTGAGACAGAGCGGCTGAGCCACCTCGTGGCGCCGGCACGGACAGGAACCTCAGCGGAGCAAGACATGGCGCAACAGCACGACGACGAACAACAGTACGGGCAGGGGCCGACCAGCCAATGGGTGACGTTCCGTCTGGACGACGAGACCTACGGCATCAACGTGATGCAGGTCCAGGAGGTGTTGCCGCTCTCGGAGATCGCGCCGGTGCCGGGGGCGCCCCCCTTCGTCATGGGCATCATCAACCTGCGGGGCAAGGTGGTGACGGTCATCGACACCCGTCTGCGCTTCGGTCTGCCCGATCGCGAACCGGATAAGAACAGCCGTATCGTGGTCATTGAGGCCGGCACCCACATCGCCGGCATCATGGTCGACAGCGTGGCCGAGGTGGTCAACGTCGCTGAGCAGGAGATCGACACGGCGCCCAATGTTGGGAACGAGGAGTCCTCCCGCTATATCTACGGCGTGGTCAGCCGCAAGGAGGGGCTGTTGATCCTGGTGGATGTCAATCGCCTGTTGACCCAGGAGGAGTGGGACGACGTGGCCAGCGTCTGACGGGGCGCCCGCTTGCAGCGGGTTGCCTCATTGCCGGCAGGGTGCTAATTTTGATTGGCCTCGCAGGAAGCGGGGTTCAAGGACGGCTGTGGTCCATCCGGGCCCGGCCCTGGCCAACGGAATAAAGGAGTGCACAGGCCATGACACTGCGTAACACCATCCCCTTTTTGTTCGCGCTTATCCTCGCCCTCGTCTCGGGACTGGCCTTGGCGGCCGACCGTATCGACATCAACACGGCTGACGCCGGGCTGCTGGCGGAGGAACTGGTCGGCGTCGGCGAGAGCCGCGCCCAGGCCATCGTGGAGCACCGCGAGGCCAACGGGCCATTCGGTAGTGTTGATGATCTCACCCAGGTCAGCGGCATCGGTGAGACCACCCTGGAGGAGAACCGGGAACGTATCCGCGTCGAGTAGGTACGCCGACTAGGTGGAAAAAAACCGGCCCCGCCACGGCGGGACCGGTTACGAGGCCGCCCCCTGATGGGGCTGACGGGCCCCTTACATGTAAACACCACCGTTAATGTTGAGCTGCTGACCGGTGATGTAGTCGCCGTCCGAAGCCAGGTAGGCGACGCCGCGCGCGACTTCCTCCGGCTCGCCGAAACGGTTCTGCGGCACCGTGGACAGGATCTTCTCCTGCACCTTCTCCGGGATGGCGGCGACCATCTCGGTGGCGGTAAAGCCCGGCGCCACCGCGTTCACGGTGATGTTATTGCGGGCCACTTCCTTCGCCAGGCTCTTGGTGAACGCGATCACCGCGCCCTTGCTGGCGGCGTAGTTGGTCTGACCGAAGTTGCCGGCCTGACCCACGAAGGAGCTGATGTTGATGATCCGCCCGAACTTGTTCTCCAGCATGGAGGGCAGGGCGGCGCTGGTGACGTAAAATACGCTGTTCAGGTTGGTGTTGATGACCTCGTGCCAGGCCTCGTCGGTCATCTTCTTGAAGGTGGTGTCCCGGGTGATACCGGCGTTGTTGACCAGTACATCCACCCGCCCCCACTGGTCGATAACCTGCTTGACCAGATTGCGTGCAGAGTCCGCATCGCCCACATCGGCCTGCAGCACCAGGGCCTCGGTCCCCAGGCCACGAATCTCGTCGGCGACGGCCTCGGCCTTGTCCTTGCTGCCGTGGTAGTTAATAGCCACTTTGGCGCCCAGCTTGGCCAGCTCCAGCGCGATGGATTTGCCGATACCGCGAGAGCCGCCGGTGACCAGTGCGATTTTGTCGTCGAGTTTTTGCATGGGGTCTTAGCTCCTCCTGCTTTGCCCATTGTTATGGATGAGTGGCTCACCCGCAGTAAACAGTATAGGTACAATATCTTGCAAACTGCCTCCCCCGAAGCCGCCCCGGTGAGCGAAAACCTGGCATGCTCGAAGAATCTGTGAAGCAAGAGATCCGTGAGGCCCTGCGCCAAGTAGGGCAGAATGTGCCCGGTTTCCGCAGCCGGTCCCAGCAGCGCCAGATGATCGCGGAGGTGGCGCGCACCCTCGCCGGCGAATGCGAGGGCCGGCGGCTGCTGGCCATCGAGGGGCCCACCGGCACGGGTAAGAGCCTGGC
Encoded proteins:
- the cheY gene encoding chemotaxis response regulator CheY translates to MNKNMKILIVDDFSTMRRIIKNLLRDLGFNNTVEADDGKTALPILKRGGIDFLVTDWNMPGMSGLDLLKEVRADPELKDLPVLMVTAEAKRDQIIAAAQAGVNGYIVKPFTAVTLREKIEKIFERIDAGGA
- a CDS encoding protein phosphatase CheZ; the protein is MGREQDDTLAQYREAAERLLAAVEQGDAQTADAIVDELTHLRETELFQQLGQLTRDLHEAIKSFKLDTRLSDIAANDIPDARERLNYVITMTEQAAHRTLGIIEEAMPLTDTLRDQSAELAERWRAFRRRELSADEFRTLSRDIDGFLGRTRLSASDLHSKLSEALMAQDYQDITGQIIRRVIGLVEEVEENLVQMVALSGKARGEETRRAADKPRESKETDMRGEGPQMPGKGEDVVKGQDDVDDLLSSLGF
- a CDS encoding chemotaxis protein CheA, whose translation is MGIDIEDDIVQDFLVESREILDNLGEQLVDLEQRPDDKDLLNAVFRGFHTIKGGAGFLNLDPLVDVCHRTEDVFNLLRNGERTVTPELMDTVLQALDVVVNQFNSIENGEDPQPAAPELLRDLEALNITDEQRLGTDGDEAASTATPAGDEPAAAGEPEGDISDREFEALLDALEEEKGEGDAAPAEVRAPAQGAAGGDEISDEEFEALLDELHGKGRHAGVPEKALPEDAGATAPADQSLAAGDDRISEDEFEALLDDLHGKGGAPGKPADEGGQPAPPAGASAPGQATKPAGPPRTQASAKPAAKPAPGGGGTGQGGGNGGNGPGSGGAGKAPAPKPEATVRVDTAKLDDIMNLVGELVLVRNRLATLRGVLGDERMGQAVSDLELVTSDLQTAVMKTRMQPIKKVFGRFPRVIRDLARGMHKEIKLEMRGEDTDLDKNMVEALADPMVHLVRNAVDHGIESPEEREAAGKPRTGTVLLGAEQEGDHILLTIADDGRGMDAEKLRNIAVEKGVMDRESANRLDEKECYNLIFAAGFSTKEEISDVSGRGVGMDVVKNSISRLNGTVDIDSELGVGTTMKIQLPLTLAILPTLMVKVGGRKFALPMSVVREIFELNHKRTNVVNGRLVVMVRNKAMPLFFLERWLQQMGEGTVRSMREAGTEDERQVVTVILGNQAVGFVVDEVIGLEEVVIKPLGAMLQGLPGLAGSTITGDGKIALIVDIPSLVKAYGARL
- a CDS encoding protein-glutamate methylesterase/protein-glutamine glutaminase — protein: MKVRALVVDDSGFFRRRIKSMLEEHPGIEVVGEAANGRQAVEQAQKLRPDVITMDIEMPEMDGITAVREIMRRQPTPVLMFSSLTYDGARETLDALDAGASDFIPKRFADISGDMEQVKRQLQERVLALGGGRGAPAGRAPRPAAPVDRGARSERARPAPGEASGRAPVPPTGARARPEAPVAPTGAPAAPAPERGQRIRPGALRLVVIGTSTGGPVALQRVMSRLPAGFPLPVLIIQHMPASFTPAFAERLNELCRIEVREAKNGDELRPGQALLAPGGRQAGVEERGGKLTVRIFDASSDQFYKPSVDIAFASAAKYCPGKALGVVLTGMGADGCEGAKLLKRTGAPIWSQDEATSVIYGMPAAVAKAGVTDRVLPLDQVGEELAKLR
- a CDS encoding ParA family protein, translated to MRIWTVANQKGGVGKTTTAVSLGGLLALKRRRCVLVDLDPHGSLTAYFGYDPESVQPSIYDLFDAPGKAPPARELLHDTGVAGLKLIPASTALATLDRQLGSRQGMGLVVRRGLATLEDEFEFAFLDCAPMLGVLMVNALAACHHLLVPVQTEFLALKGLERMVRTLEMVQRSRSRPLPYTIVPTLFDRRTRASVESLTEIRRVYGERAWAGAIPVDTQFRDASRAGRPLTVMQPWSRGSIAYRKLLDTLDTGDQQAGPPEVGHG
- a CDS encoding chemotaxis protein CheW, with amino-acid sequence MAERRDKTDPELVRQDRAVSSYLEDLLAAIPEGDGETEAGQASGGGETPPAVRPAAEPAAARPAEKGGRPVRESPAPPVIHLPELSPTLPAPEEIPARHTREVVRKAPRVEAAPEPAAKPARTSAPAPEVPEVPELPETPVPDWASPDFQALIFHVGGLRLAVPLIKLQSVVPFPERVTRAPGKPPWYRGLFHYRGRNVKVVDTATLVLDRHRDRLEEADRRPRKLLVVGEGEWALACREVGEVMRLRPDQVQWRTRRGRRRWLAGTVREHLCALMDTDAFAELLNQGEA
- a CDS encoding chemotaxis protein CheW: MAQQHDDEQQYGQGPTSQWVTFRLDDETYGINVMQVQEVLPLSEIAPVPGAPPFVMGIINLRGKVVTVIDTRLRFGLPDREPDKNSRIVVIEAGTHIAGIMVDSVAEVVNVAEQEIDTAPNVGNEESSRYIYGVVSRKEGLLILVDVNRLLTQEEWDDVASV
- a CDS encoding ComEA family DNA-binding protein produces the protein MTLRNTIPFLFALILALVSGLALAADRIDINTADAGLLAEELVGVGESRAQAIVEHREANGPFGSVDDLTQVSGIGETTLEENRERIRVE
- the fabG gene encoding 3-oxoacyl-[acyl-carrier-protein] reductase, coding for MQKLDDKIALVTGGSRGIGKSIALELAKLGAKVAINYHGSKDKAEAVADEIRGLGTEALVLQADVGDADSARNLVKQVIDQWGRVDVLVNNAGITRDTTFKKMTDEAWHEVINTNLNSVFYVTSAALPSMLENKFGRIINISSFVGQAGNFGQTNYAASKGAVIAFTKSLAKEVARNNITVNAVAPGFTATEMVAAIPEKVQEKILSTVPQNRFGEPEEVARGVAYLASDGDYITGQQLNINGGVYM